Proteins encoded by one window of Musa acuminata AAA Group cultivar baxijiao chromosome BXJ2-9, Cavendish_Baxijiao_AAA, whole genome shotgun sequence:
- the LOC135583143 gene encoding equilibrative nucleotide transporter 3-like isoform X3 gives MAILVCWLLGNGCLFSWNSMLTIEDYYVYLFPSYHPTRVLTLVYQPFALGTIAILAYHEAKINTRRRNLAGYSLFFLSSLALIVLDVATSGKGGIGVFFGVCVVSGAFGVADAHVQGGMVGDLSLMSPVLIQSFLAGLAASGALTSALRLITKAAFENSQDGLRKGAMMFFAISCFFELLCVFLYAIVFPKLPIVKFYRAKAASEGSMTVSADLAAGGIQTHYAQGLLQVEEDPKLDERLNNRQLLLQNIDYAVDIFLIYVLTLSIFPGFLSEDTGSHSLGSWYALVLIAMYNVWDLIGRYIPLLKRFKLASRKCLMAAILSRFILIPAFYFTAKYGDQGWMIVLTSFLGLSNGYLTVCVLTAAPKGYKGPEQNALGNLLVLCLLAGIFAGVTLDWLWLIGKGW, from the exons ATGGCAATTCTTGTATGCTGGTTACTAGGAAATGGATGCCTTTTTTCATGGAATAGTATGCTGACGATTGAAGATTACTATGTTTACCTCTTTCCG AGCTACCACCCAACTAGAGTACTTACTCTTGTTTACCAACCTTTCGCCCTTGGAACTATTGCAATACTTGCGTATCACGAAGCAAAGATTAACACCAGAAGGCGCAACCTTGCTGGATATTCTCTCTTTTTCTTAAGTTCGTTAGCTCTAATTGTG TTGGATGTGGCAACATCTGGAAAAGGAGGTATTGGAGTCTTTTTCGGTGTATGTGTTGTAAGTGGAGCATTTGGAGTTGCCGATGCACATGTTCAAGGAGGGATGGTTGGTGatctatccctaatgtcccctgtGCTTATTCAA TCCTTCTTGGCTGGGCTGGCAGCTTCAGGAGCTTTAACATCTGCTCTTAGGTTAATCACAAAAGCAGCTTTTGAGAACTCCCAGGATGGTCTTCGAAAGGGTGCAA TGATGTTCTTTGCAATTTCATGTTTTTTCGAGCTTCTCTGTGTTTTTCTATATGCAATTGTCTTCCCCAAACTGCCAATTGTGAAGTTTTACCGAGCAAAGGCAGCTTCTGAAGGGTCAATGACTGTCTCTGCTGACCTTGCTGCCGGCGGAATACAAACACACTATGCCCAAGGG CTTTTGCAGGTTGAGGAGGATCCAAAACTTGATGAACGCTTGAACAACAGACAGTTACTTTTGCAAAATATCGATTATGCTGTCGACATTTTTCTGATATATGTTTTGACGTTGTCCATTTTTCCTGGATTCCTGTCAGAGGATACGGGCTCCCACAGCTTGGGCTCATG GTATGCACTTGTTCTGATTGCGATGTATAACGTGTGGGACCTCATTGGGAGATATATACCTCTTTTGAAGCGGTTCAAGCTTGCATCTAGGAAATGTCTCATGGCTGCAATTCTTTCACGTTTCATACTCATTCCAGCTTTCTACTTCACAGCAAAATATGGAGATCAAGGCTGGATGATCGTGTTAACATCATTCTTAGGACTTAGCAATGGTTATCTGACAGTCTGTGTTCTTACTGCTGCACCTAAAGGATACAAG GGACCAGAGCAAAATGCTTTAGGGAACTTGCTTGTACTATGTCTTCTAGCAGGTATATTTGCAGGGGTGACACTCGATTGGCTGTGGCTGATTGGCAAAGGCTGGTGA
- the LOC103997690 gene encoding uncharacterized GPI-anchored protein At4g28100-like isoform X1: protein MRASAVSMQLALFLVSVASLAASLADGVTPQIYSDEQQPLTASEFGSTTVPAFPLARTDNHSACRLDLSDELFGGVGDACVRGGLDRSRCCPVLAAWLFAAHARSALEIRPPPAAEDGLGGADGPMMPDDNQKCVDSLQSALERRDIRLPRPNATCDTVLCYCGIRLHQIGSLRCPTAFNVSGGATVARNVTPTASVRQLERDCRNASYAGCNRCLHSLEKLKETGGGVGGDNGDRATKMLGRDCQLMGLTWLLARNKTAYIPTVSAVLRAVLYSAHPPQADGSGGGSVYKCSPDQENMPLAVDSLQFPHQPDSAAAATTYRSASPSALVLSSVVLPILLLSRLPLLTIFQRTTVSAVNNHT from the exons ATGAGAGCGTCTGCTGTCTCGATGCAGCTCGCTCTCTTCCTCGTCTCCGTCGCCTCCCTGGCGGCTTCCCTTGCCGACGGAGTCACCCCGCAGATCTACTCCGACGAGCAACAACCTCTCACCGCCAGTGAGTTCGGCTCGACTACTGTCCCGGCCTTCCCGTTGGCTCGGACGGACAACCACAGCGCTTGCCGACTTGACCTCTCTGACGAGCTCTTTGGGGGAGTCGGGGACGCCTGTGTCCGCGGCGGCCTCGACCGGAGCCGCTGCTGCCCCGTGCTCGCCGCCTGGCTCTTCGCGGCGCATGCCCGTTCCGCCCTGGAGATCCGCCCGCCGCCTGCGGCGGAGGACGGGCTGGGTGGCGCGGACGGGCCGATGATGCCGGACGACAACCAGAAGTGCGTGGACTCGCTGCAGAGCGCGCTGGAGCGGCGTGACATCCGCCTGCCGCGGCCCAACGCCACCTGCGACACCGTGCTTTGCTACTGCGGCATCCGCCTCCACCAGATCGGGTCGCTCCGCTGTCCGACCGCCTTCAACGTCAGCGGCGGCGCCACCGTCGCCCGTAACGTCACGCCGACGGCATCTGTTCGGCAGCTCGAGCGCGACTGCCGGAATGCTTCCTACGCTGGCTGCAATCGCTGCCTCCACTCGCTGGAGAAG CTGAAGGAGACTGGTGGCGGTGTTGGGGGCGACAACGGGGATCGCGCGACGAAGATGCTGGGACGGGACTGCCAGCTGATGGGTCTGACGTGGCTGCTGGCGAGGAACAAGACGGCGTACATCCCCACCGTGTCAGCCGTCCTGCGTGCCGTGCTCTACAGCGCCCACCCACCGCAGGCCGATGGCAGTGGAGGAGGGTCCGTCTACAAGTGCAGCCCGGACCAGGAGAACATGCCCCTCGCCGTCGACTCCCTCCAATTCCCGCACCAACCtgactccgccgccgccgccaccacttaTCGTTCCGCCTCCCCTTCCGCCCTCGTGCTTTCCTCCGTCGTGCTGCCCATCCTGCTGCTCTCTCGTCTTCCCCTGCT AACTATTTTCCAGAGGACGACGGTCAGTGCAGTCAACAATCATACATAA
- the LOC135621865 gene encoding cyclin-D6-1-like, with the protein MEFDLENPLTSSEDEHQGWGSISALFAAESDHMISTVGLIDLSSRRDAVSLVLQAQFDCNLDPFVAYLAINYIDRFLSKRKIQREKPWIIQLLSIACLSLASKMKKTNFMLTNFQGKEGFIFDAQTIRRMELLVLGTLDWRMRSVTPFSFLSFFISFFSPARPPLLQALKAHATQILLKAKNEIKMLEFKPSVVAASSLLSAAYEIFPIQFPAFRAAVSSCNFVNEEKLWECSIVIGAATATAMDGCDDSAGMGEGSSPETPVTVLGRHSSSSESETAVGSSSDGRELKKRRTTSTLRASCDHSG; encoded by the exons ATGGAGTTCGATCTTGAGAACCCGCTGACGAGTTCCGAAGACGAGCACCAGGGCTGGGGCTCCATCTCGGCGCTCTTCGCCGCGGAGTCCGACCACATGATCTCCACCGTCGGTCTCATCGATCTCTCCTCCCGGAGAGACGCCGTGTCTTTGGTCCTCCAG GCGCAGTTCGATTGCAATCTGGATCCCTTCGTCGCTTACCTCGCAATCAACTACATCGATCGGTTCCTATCCAAGCGCAAAATCCAG AGAGAGAAGCCGTGGATCATCCAGTTGCTCTCTATCGCCTGCCTCTCCCTTGCCTCCAAGATGAAGAAGACCAACTTCATGCTCACGAATTTCCAG GGAAAGGAAGGATTCATATTCGACGCTCAAACGATCCGGAGGATGGAGCTTCTGGTGCTTGGGACTTTGGATTGGAGGATGCGATCCGTCACCCCTTTTTCCTTCCTAAGTTTCTTCATCTCCTTCTTCTCGCCGGCTCGACCCCCTCTCCTTCAAGCCCTCAAAGCCCATGCCACCCAAATCCTTCTCAAAGCTAAAAACG aGATCAAGATGCTGGAGTTCAAACCTTCGGTGGTGGCTGCATCCTCACTGCTCTCCGCTGCCTACGAAATCTTCCCCATCCAGTTCCCGGCCTTCCGCGCCGCCGTCTCCTCCTGCAACTTCGTAAATGAA GAGAAGTTGTGGGAGTGCAGCATCGTGATAGGAGCCGCGACAGCAACGGCGATGGACGGCTGCGATGATTCGGCCGGGATGGGCGAAGGGTCAAGCCCCGAGACGCCAGTTACCGTCCTCGGCCGCCACTCCTCGAGCTCCGAGAGCGAGACCGCCGTTGGATCCTCATCGGACGGCCGGGAGCTCAAGAAGCGCCGGACCACTTCCACCCTCCGCGCCTCCTGCGATCACAGCGGATAA
- the LOC135583143 gene encoding equilibrative nucleotide transporter 3-like isoform X1 yields MSQQAETGEAIRNEGKYMAILVCWLLGNGCLFSWNSMLTIEDYYVYLFPSYHPTRVLTLVYQPFALGTIAILAYHEAKINTRRRNLAGYSLFFLSSLALIVLDVATSGKGGIGVFFGVCVVSGAFGVADAHVQGGMVGDLSLMSPVLIQSFLAGLAASGALTSALRLITKAAFENSQDGLRKGAMMFFAISCFFELLCVFLYAIVFPKLPIVKFYRAKAASEGSMTVSADLAAGGIQTHYAQGLLQVEEDPKLDERLNNRQLLLQNIDYAVDIFLIYVLTLSIFPGFLSEDTGSHSLGSWYALVLIAMYNVWDLIGRYIPLLKRFKLASRKCLMAAILSRFILIPAFYFTAKYGDQGWMIVLTSFLGLSNGYLTVCVLTAAPKGYKGPEQNALGNLLVLCLLAGIFAGVTLDWLWLIGKGW; encoded by the exons ATGAGTCAGCAGGCTGAAACTGGAGAAGCGATTAGAAATGAG GGAAAGTATATGGCAATTCTTGTATGCTGGTTACTAGGAAATGGATGCCTTTTTTCATGGAATAGTATGCTGACGATTGAAGATTACTATGTTTACCTCTTTCCG AGCTACCACCCAACTAGAGTACTTACTCTTGTTTACCAACCTTTCGCCCTTGGAACTATTGCAATACTTGCGTATCACGAAGCAAAGATTAACACCAGAAGGCGCAACCTTGCTGGATATTCTCTCTTTTTCTTAAGTTCGTTAGCTCTAATTGTG TTGGATGTGGCAACATCTGGAAAAGGAGGTATTGGAGTCTTTTTCGGTGTATGTGTTGTAAGTGGAGCATTTGGAGTTGCCGATGCACATGTTCAAGGAGGGATGGTTGGTGatctatccctaatgtcccctgtGCTTATTCAA TCCTTCTTGGCTGGGCTGGCAGCTTCAGGAGCTTTAACATCTGCTCTTAGGTTAATCACAAAAGCAGCTTTTGAGAACTCCCAGGATGGTCTTCGAAAGGGTGCAA TGATGTTCTTTGCAATTTCATGTTTTTTCGAGCTTCTCTGTGTTTTTCTATATGCAATTGTCTTCCCCAAACTGCCAATTGTGAAGTTTTACCGAGCAAAGGCAGCTTCTGAAGGGTCAATGACTGTCTCTGCTGACCTTGCTGCCGGCGGAATACAAACACACTATGCCCAAGGG CTTTTGCAGGTTGAGGAGGATCCAAAACTTGATGAACGCTTGAACAACAGACAGTTACTTTTGCAAAATATCGATTATGCTGTCGACATTTTTCTGATATATGTTTTGACGTTGTCCATTTTTCCTGGATTCCTGTCAGAGGATACGGGCTCCCACAGCTTGGGCTCATG GTATGCACTTGTTCTGATTGCGATGTATAACGTGTGGGACCTCATTGGGAGATATATACCTCTTTTGAAGCGGTTCAAGCTTGCATCTAGGAAATGTCTCATGGCTGCAATTCTTTCACGTTTCATACTCATTCCAGCTTTCTACTTCACAGCAAAATATGGAGATCAAGGCTGGATGATCGTGTTAACATCATTCTTAGGACTTAGCAATGGTTATCTGACAGTCTGTGTTCTTACTGCTGCACCTAAAGGATACAAG GGACCAGAGCAAAATGCTTTAGGGAACTTGCTTGTACTATGTCTTCTAGCAGGTATATTTGCAGGGGTGACACTCGATTGGCTGTGGCTGATTGGCAAAGGCTGGTGA
- the LOC135622960 gene encoding disease resistance RPP13-like protein 4, which translates to MSKEGIIEVVVSPLLKHLENARRRVLEVEGSDAISEIISLFDNIGSDIRDMEDVFRRAERWEKDVVRDFGVVARLVDDILEEDCTLPKFQSKLRVIDAEISDLRGRVTPPLQLPPVESSAAASSGSLPSMFSSLQASQEWRRLELDKKIFESSTISNLLVSYENLDLQLKLCLLCFSIFPENALLKKRLMIYWWIGEGLVTPKRGKTAEEIGEDCLRKLIMNGMVEPVFRKRSSAIEYCKVHPWTRRMLISVARRNQFFDFDSEGVPRSDFSVSRHACLVTARGGDSQQTLSRGQSNASELIALFNVDEQYLRLDKSWFSEMRKIKVLQLGRWQRQAKHHIEVESTEFLEGLGGFKHLSYLSFQGISRITELPASIGKVSNLRILDLRACHNLEKLTSGITNLKKLTHLDVSECHLLEFIPKGISSLSQLQVLKGFVVGDSRSKHPCRLNELAKLEKLRKLSMIIGNKVTVTEDELGDLKSCRALRSLTITWIVLPPKKAVSRLTRMATMTMTSLSLPVGLEKLDLRCFPGKLAPEWLNPSALRSLKKLYLRGGTLKSLGLERFPPTWNVEVLRLKFLSELEVEWSQIRASFPGLVYLEIFQCSRLRSFPCDEDGVWVKRGRQTSSPAARGLEEDDQRYQMGS; encoded by the coding sequence atgtcgaaggaaggaATTATTGAGGTCGTGGTTTCCCCATTGTTGAAGCATCTGGAGAATGCCAGGCGCCGTGTTCTGGAAGTCGAGGGAAGTGATGCAATCTCGGAGATCATCTCACTGTTTGACAACATCGGAAGCGATATTCGAGACATGGAGGATGTCTTCCGGCGAGCAGAGCGATGGGAAAAGGACGTGGTACGCGATTTTGGAGTGGTTGCTCGACTAGTCGACGACATCTTGGAAGAAGATTGCACCCTCCCCAAGTTCCAATCCAAGCTTCGAGTCATCGATGCGGAGATCTCCGACCTGAGAGGCCGCGTGACTCCACCGCTCCAACTACCTCCCGTCGAGAGTTCAGCTGCGGCATCGTCTGGGAGTCTTCCTTCGATGTTCAGCTCCCTGCAAGCATCCCAAGAGTGGCGACGGCTGGAATTGGATAAGAAGATCTTTGAAAGCAGCACCATCTCTAATCTTCTGGTGAGCTACGAGAACCTCGACCTTCAGTTGAAGTTATGCTTGCTCTGCTTCTCTATTTTCCCAGAGAATGCACTCCTAAAGAAAAGGCTTATGATCTACTGGTGGATCGGGGAGGGACTAGTAACCCCGAAGAGGGGGAAGACTGCCGAGGAGATCGGAGAGGATTGCTTGAGGAAGCTAATCATGAATGGAATGGTCGAGCCAGTATTCAGGAAACGGAGCTCGGCCATAGAGTACTGCAAGGTGCATCCATGGACGAGACGAATGCTTATTTCTGTGGCCAGGAGAAATCAGTTCTTTGACTTCGACTCGGAAGGAGTTCCTCGGTCAGACTTCTCTGTGAGCCGTCATGCTTGCTTGGTGACCGCCAGGGGAGGGGATTCGCAGCAAACCCTCTCGAGGGGCCAATCCAATGCCAGTGAATTGATTGCGCTGTTCAACGTCGACGAGCAATATCTGAGACTCGACAAGAGCTGGTTCTCAGAGATGAGGAAGATCAAAGTGCTGCAACTCGGAAGGTGGCAGAGACAAGCGAAGCACCATATCGAGGTGGAGAGCACGGAGTTCTTGGAAGGACTGGGGGGGTTCAAGCACTTGAGTTACCTCTCCTTCCAAGGCATTTCCAGAATCACAGAGCTGCCGGCATCCATTGGCAAGGTCTCCAATTTGAGGATCTTGGATCTCCGGGCGTGCCACAACTTGGAGAAACTGACATCAGGGATCACAAACCTGAAGAAACTGACCCATTTGGATGTGTCGGAGTGTCACCTGCTAGAGTTCATCCCCAAGGGGATCAGCTCACTGTCACAGCTCCAAGTGCTGAAGGGATTCGTCGTCGGTGACTCGAGAAGCAAGCACCCGTGTCGACTCAACGAGCTGGCCAAATTGGAGAAACTGAGGAAGCTGAGTATGATCATAGGGAACAAGGTGACAGTGACAGAGGATGAGCTTGGCGATCTGAAAAGCTGCAGAGCCCTTCGCTCGTTAACCATAACATGGATCGTATTGCCACCTAAGAAGGCAGTTTCGAGGCTAACAAGGATGGCGACTATGACAATGACATCACTCTCCCTTCCCGTTGGTCTTGAGAAGCTCGATCTTCGATGCTTTCCGGGTAAGCTGGCACCAGAATGGTTGAATCCTTCTGCGTTGAGGAGCTTGAAGAAGCTGTACCTCAGAGGAGGGACGCTGAAGAGCCTTGGGCTGGAAAGATTCCCACCGACTTGGAATGTGGAGGTGCTACGTCTCAAGTTTCTAAGTGAATTGGAGGTGGAATGGTCTCAAATACGAGCAAGCTTTCCAGGCCTCGTTTACTTGGAGATCTTCCAATGCAGCAGACTTCGATCCTTCCCATGCGATGAAGATGGAGTGTGGGTGAAACGTGGTAGGCAGACATCTAGTCCGGCAGCACGAGGACTTGAAGAGGATGACCAAAGGTATCAGATGGGCAGTTAA
- the LOC135583143 gene encoding equilibrative nucleotide transporter 3-like isoform X2: MSQQAETGEAIRNEGKYMAILVCWLLGNGCLFSWNSMLTIEDYYVYLFPSYHPTRVLTLVYQPFALGTIAILAYHEAKINTRRRNLAGYSLFFLSSLALIVLDVATSGKGGIGVFFGVCVVSGAFGVADAHVQGGMVGDLSLMSPVLIQSFLAGLAASGALTSALRLITKAAFENSQDGLRKGAMMFFAISCFFELLCVFLYAIVFPKLPIVKFYRAKAASEGSMTVSADLAAGGIQTHYAQGVEEDPKLDERLNNRQLLLQNIDYAVDIFLIYVLTLSIFPGFLSEDTGSHSLGSWYALVLIAMYNVWDLIGRYIPLLKRFKLASRKCLMAAILSRFILIPAFYFTAKYGDQGWMIVLTSFLGLSNGYLTVCVLTAAPKGYKGPEQNALGNLLVLCLLAGIFAGVTLDWLWLIGKGW, translated from the exons ATGAGTCAGCAGGCTGAAACTGGAGAAGCGATTAGAAATGAG GGAAAGTATATGGCAATTCTTGTATGCTGGTTACTAGGAAATGGATGCCTTTTTTCATGGAATAGTATGCTGACGATTGAAGATTACTATGTTTACCTCTTTCCG AGCTACCACCCAACTAGAGTACTTACTCTTGTTTACCAACCTTTCGCCCTTGGAACTATTGCAATACTTGCGTATCACGAAGCAAAGATTAACACCAGAAGGCGCAACCTTGCTGGATATTCTCTCTTTTTCTTAAGTTCGTTAGCTCTAATTGTG TTGGATGTGGCAACATCTGGAAAAGGAGGTATTGGAGTCTTTTTCGGTGTATGTGTTGTAAGTGGAGCATTTGGAGTTGCCGATGCACATGTTCAAGGAGGGATGGTTGGTGatctatccctaatgtcccctgtGCTTATTCAA TCCTTCTTGGCTGGGCTGGCAGCTTCAGGAGCTTTAACATCTGCTCTTAGGTTAATCACAAAAGCAGCTTTTGAGAACTCCCAGGATGGTCTTCGAAAGGGTGCAA TGATGTTCTTTGCAATTTCATGTTTTTTCGAGCTTCTCTGTGTTTTTCTATATGCAATTGTCTTCCCCAAACTGCCAATTGTGAAGTTTTACCGAGCAAAGGCAGCTTCTGAAGGGTCAATGACTGTCTCTGCTGACCTTGCTGCCGGCGGAATACAAACACACTATGCCCAAGGG GTTGAGGAGGATCCAAAACTTGATGAACGCTTGAACAACAGACAGTTACTTTTGCAAAATATCGATTATGCTGTCGACATTTTTCTGATATATGTTTTGACGTTGTCCATTTTTCCTGGATTCCTGTCAGAGGATACGGGCTCCCACAGCTTGGGCTCATG GTATGCACTTGTTCTGATTGCGATGTATAACGTGTGGGACCTCATTGGGAGATATATACCTCTTTTGAAGCGGTTCAAGCTTGCATCTAGGAAATGTCTCATGGCTGCAATTCTTTCACGTTTCATACTCATTCCAGCTTTCTACTTCACAGCAAAATATGGAGATCAAGGCTGGATGATCGTGTTAACATCATTCTTAGGACTTAGCAATGGTTATCTGACAGTCTGTGTTCTTACTGCTGCACCTAAAGGATACAAG GGACCAGAGCAAAATGCTTTAGGGAACTTGCTTGTACTATGTCTTCTAGCAGGTATATTTGCAGGGGTGACACTCGATTGGCTGTGGCTGATTGGCAAAGGCTGGTGA
- the LOC103997691 gene encoding uncharacterized protein LOC103997691, whose protein sequence is MFRILAFHGRLLISQENKKAGYFFQSNQRIDFLASRSYGSLRKKGLPFLLFRVFSQFRFPVGGNNVLGRHKGMGHVNRSSSSYTKSLYTMSRSNYSVTHHAKLAWERLSLICSYDGPALSVISKLACAVSLSFTRFQVVPGVLAFSVGELAWAQKAWADGNFYSSRNGLLMQAEAGSLYFSSVIFSIIEGFILVLRAAYLSILFLPAILLAPFADSFGLEFRKRWLQVVHRTLERAGPAFIKWGQWAATRPDLFPKDLCLELTKLHTKAPAHSFAYSKTTIEKAFGRKLSEIFEYFEEKPVASGSIAQVHRASLRFAYPGQQLKKPIEVAVKVRHPGVGDSIRRDFMIINLVARISSLTPGLSWLRLDESVRQFAVFMMSQVDLSREAAHLSRFIYNFRRWRDVSFPRPLYPLVHPSVLVETFEQGESVSRYIDELEGNTRIKRDLAHIGTHALLKMLLVDNFIHADMHPGNILVRVPHTKRSRKKIFRPKPHVIFLDVGMTVELSKSDRANLLEFFKAVSLRDGRTAAECTLKLSQHQGCPNPKAFIEELERTFTFWGTREGDIFHPVECMHQLLEQVRHHRVNVDGNVCTVLVTILVLEGWQRKLDPDFDIMNTLKTLLLKEDWAQPIDYYFS, encoded by the exons ATGTTCCGCATCCTGGCGTTTCATGGAAG GTTATTGATATCTCAAGAAAATAAAAAGGCGGGGTACTTTTTCCAGTCCAATCAGAGAATTGACTTCTTAGCTTCGAGGAGTTATGGGTCGCTTAGGAAGAAAGGGCTACCTTTTCTCTTGTTCAGAGTTTTTTCGCAATTTAGGTTTCCTGTTGGAGGTAATAACGTGCTTGGACGACACAAGGGCATGGGCCACGTTaacagaagtagctctagctatacgAAGAGCTTGTACACAATGTCGAGGAGTAATTATTCGGTGACCCATCATGCCAAATTGGCTTGGGAGAGGCTTAGTCTAATCTGTTCATATGACGGTCCAGCCTTATCTGTGATAAGTAAGTTAGCCTGTGCTGTGAGCTTGTCTTTCACTCGGTTTCAAGTAGTTCCTGGTGTTCTTGCATTTAGTGTTGGGGAGTTGGCATGGGCTCAGAAGGCATGGGCAGATGGCAATTTCTATAGTTCAAGAAATGGTCTTCTTATGCAAGCAGAAGCTGGCAGCCTTTACTTCTCTTCAGTAATTTTCTCTATCATAGAGGGTTTTATTTTGGTATTGCGAGCAGCGTACTTGTCGATCTTATTTTTGCCAGCTATCTTGTTAGCACCCTTTGCGGATAGTTTCGGACTTGAATTCAGGAAAAGATGGCTTCAGGTTGTCCATCGCACTCTGGAGAGAGCTGGTCCTGCATTCATAAAATGGGGTCAGTGGGCAGCAACACGCCCAGACCTCTTTCCGAAAGATCTATGCCTTGAGCTTACAAAACTTCATACAAAAGCACCTGCTCATAGTTTTGCGTACAGTAAAACCACCATCGAGAAGGCGTTTGGTCGGAAACTTTCTGAAATTTTTGAGTACTTTGAGGAAAAACCAGTAGCATCAGGAAGCATTGCACAAGTTCATCGAGCTTCTTTGAGGTTTGCCTATCCAGGTCAACAGTTGAAGAAACCCATTGAAGTTGCTGTGAAGGTTAGGCATCCTGGTGTGGGTGATTCAATAAGGAGGGATTTTATGATAATCAATCTTGTAGCCAGAATTTCAAGCCTAACTCCTGGTTTAAGCTGGTTGAGGCTGGATGAAAGTGTACGGCAATTTGCAGTTTTTATGATGTCTCAAGTTGATCTTTCTCGGGAAGCTGCTCACTTAAGCCGGTTTATCTACAATTTCCGCAGATGGAGAGATGTGTCTTTTCCTAGGCCATTATATCCACTTGTGCATCCTTCTGTTCTTGTGGAGACATTTGAACAAGGAGAAAGTGTTTCACGCTATATTGATGAGCTTGAAGGAAATACTCGGATTAAAAGAGATTTGGCACACATTGGTACACATGCACTCCTGAAGATGCTTCTG gTTGACAATTTTATTCATGCGGATATGCACCCTGGAAATATCCTTGTGCGGGTACCTCACACCAAGAGGTCGAGAAAGAAGATCTTTAGACCCAAGCCTCATGTCATTTTCTTGGATGTAGGAATGACTGTTGAACTCTCTAAAAGTGACCGTGCTAATTTGTTGGAGTTCTTTAAAGCTGTATCTCTTCGAGATGGTCGTACTGCTGCAGAATGTACATTGAAATTGTCACAGCATCAAGGTTGCCCGAACCCAAAAGCCTTTATTGAG GAGTTGGAGAGGACATTCACCTTTTGGGGTACCCGTGAAGGTGATATCTTTCACCCTGTTGAATGCATGCACCAACTTCTTGAACAGGTTCGGCATCATAGAGTCAATGTTGATGGCAATGTATGCACCGTGTTGGTGACCATTCTGGTTCTTGAG GGCTGGCAACGCAAACTAGATCCTGACTTTGACATCATGAATACACTAAAAACGTTGTTACTCAAAGAAGACTGGGCACAAcccattgattattatttttcctaA
- the LOC103997690 gene encoding uncharacterized GPI-anchored protein At4g28100-like isoform X2, whose protein sequence is MRASAVSMQLALFLVSVASLAASLADGVTPQIYSDEQQPLTASEFGSTTVPAFPLARTDNHSACRLDLSDELFGGVGDACVRGGLDRSRCCPVLAAWLFAAHARSALEIRPPPAAEDGLGGADGPMMPDDNQKCVDSLQSALERRDIRLPRPNATCDTVLCYCGIRLHQIGSLRCPTAFNVSGGATVARNVTPTASVRQLERDCRNASYAGCNRCLHSLEKLKETGGGVGGDNGDRATKMLGRDCQLMGLTWLLARNKTAYIPTVSAVLRAVLYSAHPPQADGSGGGSVYKCSPDQENMPLAVDSLQFPHQPDSAAAATTYRSASPSALVLSSVVLPILLLSRLPLL, encoded by the exons ATGAGAGCGTCTGCTGTCTCGATGCAGCTCGCTCTCTTCCTCGTCTCCGTCGCCTCCCTGGCGGCTTCCCTTGCCGACGGAGTCACCCCGCAGATCTACTCCGACGAGCAACAACCTCTCACCGCCAGTGAGTTCGGCTCGACTACTGTCCCGGCCTTCCCGTTGGCTCGGACGGACAACCACAGCGCTTGCCGACTTGACCTCTCTGACGAGCTCTTTGGGGGAGTCGGGGACGCCTGTGTCCGCGGCGGCCTCGACCGGAGCCGCTGCTGCCCCGTGCTCGCCGCCTGGCTCTTCGCGGCGCATGCCCGTTCCGCCCTGGAGATCCGCCCGCCGCCTGCGGCGGAGGACGGGCTGGGTGGCGCGGACGGGCCGATGATGCCGGACGACAACCAGAAGTGCGTGGACTCGCTGCAGAGCGCGCTGGAGCGGCGTGACATCCGCCTGCCGCGGCCCAACGCCACCTGCGACACCGTGCTTTGCTACTGCGGCATCCGCCTCCACCAGATCGGGTCGCTCCGCTGTCCGACCGCCTTCAACGTCAGCGGCGGCGCCACCGTCGCCCGTAACGTCACGCCGACGGCATCTGTTCGGCAGCTCGAGCGCGACTGCCGGAATGCTTCCTACGCTGGCTGCAATCGCTGCCTCCACTCGCTGGAGAAG CTGAAGGAGACTGGTGGCGGTGTTGGGGGCGACAACGGGGATCGCGCGACGAAGATGCTGGGACGGGACTGCCAGCTGATGGGTCTGACGTGGCTGCTGGCGAGGAACAAGACGGCGTACATCCCCACCGTGTCAGCCGTCCTGCGTGCCGTGCTCTACAGCGCCCACCCACCGCAGGCCGATGGCAGTGGAGGAGGGTCCGTCTACAAGTGCAGCCCGGACCAGGAGAACATGCCCCTCGCCGTCGACTCCCTCCAATTCCCGCACCAACCtgactccgccgccgccgccaccacttaTCGTTCCGCCTCCCCTTCCGCCCTCGTGCTTTCCTCCGTCGTGCTGCCCATCCTGCTGCTCTCTCGTCTTCCCCTGCTGTAG